Proteins encoded together in one Polaribacter reichenbachii window:
- a CDS encoding tRNA1(Val) (adenine(37)-N6)-methyltransferase, translating into MDSIFKFKDFSVNQDKTAMKIGTDGVLLGAWCTVDFYPDSILDIGSGTGVVALMLAQRSDAMTIDAVELDENAYEQSVENFEQSDWGDRLYCYNGTFQEFADEIAEEEETYDLVISNPPFYTDDFESQDKARNKARFTSALSFDDLIVGVVKILSKNGKFTTIIPYKEEKNFINLANEKGLFLNRVCQVQGNPTSEIKRSLLEFSFDDIDIKKEHLIIEIERHQYTEDYNNLTKDFYLKM; encoded by the coding sequence ATGGATTCAATATTTAAATTTAAAGACTTTTCAGTAAATCAAGATAAAACAGCTATGAAAATTGGCACAGATGGTGTTTTGTTAGGTGCTTGGTGCACTGTAGATTTTTACCCAGATTCAATTTTAGATATTGGTTCTGGTACAGGAGTTGTGGCATTAATGTTGGCACAACGTTCGGATGCAATGACTATTGATGCTGTTGAACTTGATGAAAATGCGTACGAACAATCTGTAGAAAATTTCGAACAATCTGATTGGGGAGATCGTTTGTATTGTTATAATGGCACTTTTCAAGAATTTGCTGATGAAATTGCTGAAGAAGAAGAAACTTACGATTTGGTTATTTCGAATCCGCCATTTTATACAGACGATTTTGAAAGCCAAGATAAAGCAAGGAATAAAGCAAGATTTACAAGCGCTTTATCTTTTGATGATTTAATAGTTGGAGTAGTAAAAATCTTATCCAAAAACGGAAAGTTTACAACGATTATTCCTTATAAAGAAGAAAAGAATTTTATCAACTTAGCGAACGAAAAAGGTTTATTTTTAAATCGAGTTTGTCAAGTTCAGGGTAATCCAACATCAGAAATAAAAAGAAGTTTATTAGAGTTCTCTTTTGATGATATTGATATTAAAAAAGAACATTTAATTATAGAAATTGAACGTCATCAATACACAGAAGATTACAACAACTTAACCAAAGATTTTTATTTAAAAATGTAA
- a CDS encoding carbohydrate kinase family protein, with product MKKDNKEIDILCIGEVLIDFIGHQSDVLINNTRDYHRYLGGSPTNVAMNTARLGLKPIMISSVGNDGFGEYILKRLNEVNVNTEYIKKLDDKATSVIFVSKSKGTPDFIPFRQADSYITEDQITTDTLTNTKIFHTTCFALSKGPAQATILKKAEEAFNLGCKLSIDLNYAKKLWKSQEEALEVIKTYCSFNPLIKISEDDMLRLFEKELAHQEIFEFFHNLGVETVCLTLGENGVKLSEKNKKIIQLPAIKVEKVIDTTGAGDAFWSGFLFAYIKEKPIQECLEIALKLAALKLQNVGRLPENINILSKLL from the coding sequence TTGAAAAAAGATAATAAAGAAATAGATATATTATGTATTGGTGAAGTCTTAATCGATTTTATTGGTCATCAATCTGATGTATTAATAAATAATACTAGAGATTATCATAGATATTTAGGAGGTTCACCAACAAATGTGGCTATGAATACTGCTAGATTAGGTTTAAAACCTATAATGATTTCTTCAGTTGGTAATGATGGTTTTGGAGAGTATATTTTAAAACGACTGAATGAAGTTAATGTAAATACAGAATACATAAAAAAGCTAGATGATAAAGCTACAAGTGTAATTTTTGTATCTAAATCAAAAGGAACTCCTGATTTTATTCCTTTTCGCCAAGCTGATTCTTATATAACAGAAGACCAGATTACTACAGATACTTTAACGAATACTAAAATTTTTCATACTACTTGCTTCGCCTTAAGTAAGGGCCCAGCACAGGCTACTATTTTAAAGAAAGCTGAAGAAGCATTTAATTTAGGTTGTAAATTAAGTATCGATTTAAATTACGCTAAAAAGTTGTGGAAAAGTCAAGAAGAAGCACTAGAAGTAATCAAAACCTACTGCAGTTTTAATCCGTTAATAAAAATTAGCGAAGATGATATGTTGCGTTTATTTGAAAAGGAATTAGCTCATCAAGAAATTTTTGAGTTTTTTCATAATCTTGGCGTAGAAACAGTTTGTTTAACTTTAGGAGAAAATGGTGTAAAATTATCAGAAAAAAATAAAAAAATCATACAATTACCTGCCATAAAAGTAGAAAAGGTAATAGATACAACAGGTGCTGGAGATGCTTTTTGGTCTGGATTTTTATTCGCTTATATCAAAGAAAAACCAATACAAGAATGTTTAGAAATAGCATTAAAATTAGCAGCATTAAAGCTTCAAAATGTAGGAAGGCTGCCAGAAAATATCAATATTTTATCTAAACTTTTATAG
- a CDS encoding MFS transporter, with translation MKFKKPTLSFWQILNMNVGFFGIQYSFGLQQSAVTPIYDFLGASPDQIPILHLAGPVTGLLVQPIIGALSDKTWSPKFGRRKPYFLIGAILCSLTLFAFPFSSSLWMAAGLLWILDVGNNTAMEPYRALIADNLEEKQQPLGFQMQSFFTGLGQVLANLSLFIFPLIFIGTTGSLPTWVYASFFLGAVCSIATILWSIKKTKEIPPTKEELIKLKEKRSVLEPLIEIFSAIKDMPKVMWQLALVYLFQWYALFCYWQNSSKSVALSVWNATPDNKELYSEAVSWTGLVNGWYNVVTFLVAFALVGFAKKYSPKKVHAFCLIIAAIGFLAFPHIENKNLLFFAITGFGIGWASMMGIPYLMVVSDIPKERYGVYMGIINMMIVIPMIIQTVSFGYILKNFLGNDPRNAITFAGVLLVLSAIFTLFIKSKNQVKQ, from the coding sequence ATGAAGTTCAAAAAACCTACTTTAAGCTTTTGGCAAATATTAAATATGAATGTTGGATTTTTCGGAATTCAATATAGCTTCGGACTTCAGCAAAGTGCAGTTACACCTATTTATGATTTTTTAGGAGCTAGTCCAGACCAAATTCCGATTCTACATCTTGCTGGTCCAGTAACAGGTTTATTAGTACAACCTATTATCGGAGCATTAAGTGATAAAACTTGGAGTCCTAAATTTGGGCGTCGTAAACCTTATTTCTTAATTGGTGCAATTCTTTGTAGTTTAACACTATTTGCTTTTCCTTTTAGTAGTTCTTTATGGATGGCTGCTGGTTTATTATGGATTTTAGATGTTGGTAATAATACAGCTATGGAGCCTTACAGAGCTTTAATTGCAGATAATTTAGAAGAAAAGCAACAGCCTTTAGGTTTTCAAATGCAAAGTTTCTTTACTGGTTTAGGTCAAGTACTCGCAAATTTATCATTATTTATATTTCCATTAATTTTTATTGGCACAACAGGCTCTTTACCAACTTGGGTATATGCATCTTTCTTTTTAGGCGCAGTTTGTTCAATAGCCACAATTTTATGGAGTATTAAAAAAACAAAAGAAATCCCTCCTACAAAGGAAGAACTAATAAAACTGAAAGAAAAAAGAAGTGTTTTAGAACCTTTAATTGAAATCTTTTCAGCAATAAAAGATATGCCAAAAGTAATGTGGCAATTAGCATTGGTTTACTTATTTCAATGGTATGCCTTATTTTGCTATTGGCAGAACTCCTCTAAAAGCGTTGCATTATCCGTTTGGAATGCAACTCCAGATAACAAAGAATTATATAGTGAAGCCGTAAGTTGGACAGGTTTAGTAAATGGCTGGTACAATGTAGTTACCTTTTTAGTTGCCTTTGCATTAGTAGGTTTTGCAAAAAAATACAGTCCTAAAAAAGTACACGCATTTTGTTTAATAATCGCAGCAATTGGTTTTTTAGCATTTCCACATATAGAAAACAAAAACTTATTATTTTTTGCTATAACTGGTTTCGGAATTGGTTGGGCAAGTATGATGGGAATACCTTATTTAATGGTAGTTTCAGATATTCCTAAAGAAAGATATGGTGTTTATATGGGTATTATTAATATGATGATTGTAATTCCTATGATTATACAAACGGTTTCCTTTGGTTACATCTTAAAAAACTTTTTAGGCAATGACCCCAGAAATGCGATCACTTTTGCTGGAGTTTTATTAGTCTTAAGCGCAATTTTTACACTTTTTATCAAAAGTAAAAATCAAGTAAAACAATAA
- a CDS encoding RagB/SusD family nutrient uptake outer membrane protein — translation MKNIKLLLAGIFATILIAGCSDDFLEYEPEGVLSNENVATAENAEALVVAAYAGIANDDMVGPLTNMWVYGSVRSDDAYKGGGGRGDVDIVDRYEQYNLTIADDPLDWMGPRTWTNYYKAISRANFALKVINDIPDAEYANKAIRQGELRFLRAHSHFMLKLLFKKIPYITEELTQDEIIKVSNDVDNDALWNTIADDFIFAYDNLPQSQDQVGRADKNAAAAYLAKLRLYQAYEQNDTHAVTNINMSRLQEVIDYANDVTGALEADYGNNYLDGFDNGSESIWAAQFSINDGTTVSRVSFVTGLNSPHGTGLYGCCGFHLASHNMVNAFKTDASGLPLLDTFNDSNIFDVVDANGETALAAGITLDPRIDHTVGIPGRPFKYRNTVNTTGDMIYNFSWARDPGVYGYFGNMKEQQAPDCGCYVKEGPFVGTSKNVDFIRYADVLLFKAEALIQLDQVDAGVQIINQIRRRAKESTQRQMDAGASNVYNVGEYAMGMSKDDAFKALMFERRLEFGMEGPRFFDLVRWGMAEQVLNAYLAVEKTRKDFLTNANFTAGRDEYYPIPQREIDFTGGIYKQNPGY, via the coding sequence ATGAAGAATATAAAATTATTATTAGCGGGAATCTTTGCTACTATTTTAATAGCGGGATGTTCTGATGATTTCTTAGAATATGAACCAGAAGGTGTATTATCTAATGAAAACGTAGCAACAGCAGAAAATGCAGAAGCATTGGTTGTTGCAGCATATGCAGGAATAGCAAATGATGACATGGTAGGTCCACTTACTAACATGTGGGTTTACGGAAGTGTTAGATCTGATGATGCCTACAAAGGTGGTGGTGGTAGAGGTGATGTTGATATCGTAGATAGATATGAACAATACAATTTAACTATTGCAGACGACCCATTAGATTGGATGGGACCAAGAACTTGGACTAATTATTATAAAGCAATCTCAAGAGCTAACTTTGCATTAAAAGTAATTAATGATATACCAGATGCAGAATATGCAAACAAAGCTATAAGACAAGGAGAACTTCGTTTTTTAAGAGCACACTCTCATTTTATGCTTAAACTATTGTTTAAAAAAATTCCATATATCACAGAAGAATTAACTCAAGATGAAATTATTAAGGTTTCTAATGATGTAGATAATGATGCTTTATGGAACACAATTGCAGATGATTTTATATTTGCTTATGATAACTTACCTCAATCTCAAGATCAAGTTGGTAGAGCAGACAAAAATGCAGCAGCAGCTTATTTAGCAAAACTACGTTTATACCAAGCTTATGAGCAAAATGACACTCATGCAGTTACAAACATAAACATGTCTAGATTACAAGAAGTTATCGATTATGCAAATGATGTTACTGGTGCTTTAGAAGCAGATTATGGTAATAACTATTTAGATGGTTTTGATAATGGTTCAGAATCTATTTGGGCTGCGCAATTTTCTATCAATGACGGAACAACTGTTAGTAGAGTAAGTTTTGTAACCGGTTTAAATTCACCTCATGGTACTGGTTTATATGGATGTTGTGGTTTTCATTTAGCAAGTCACAATATGGTGAATGCATTTAAAACAGATGCTTCTGGTTTACCATTATTAGATACTTTTAATGATAGTAACATTTTTGATGTTGTAGATGCAAATGGAGAAACTGCTTTAGCTGCAGGCATTACATTAGATCCAAGAATCGATCATACAGTAGGTATACCAGGTCGTCCTTTTAAATACAGAAATACAGTAAATACTACTGGAGATATGATTTACAACTTTAGTTGGGCAAGAGATCCTGGAGTTTATGGTTATTTTGGTAATATGAAAGAGCAACAAGCACCAGATTGTGGTTGTTATGTAAAAGAAGGCCCATTTGTTGGAACATCAAAAAATGTAGATTTTATTAGATATGCAGATGTCCTTTTATTTAAAGCAGAAGCTTTAATTCAATTAGATCAAGTAGATGCTGGTGTTCAAATAATCAATCAAATTAGAAGAAGAGCTAAAGAAAGTACTCAAAGACAAATGGATGCAGGAGCTAGCAATGTATATAATGTAGGCGAATATGCTATGGGAATGTCTAAAGATGATGCTTTTAAAGCTTTAATGTTTGAAAGACGATTAGAGTTTGGTATGGAAGGTCCAAGATTTTTTGACTTAGTAAGATGGGGTATGGCAGAACAAGTTCTAAATGCATATTTAGCAGTTGAGAAAACAAGAAAAGATTTTTTAACAAATGCTAATTTTACTGCAGGTAGAGATGAATACTATCCAATACCTCAAAGAGAAATAGATTTTACAGGTGGTATTTATAAACAAAATCCTGGTTATTAA
- a CDS encoding SusC/RagA family TonB-linked outer membrane protein has product MRRKLLFLLTIFALFSISAQTQVKGVVTDKDGDMPLPGVSVIISGTSVGTTTDFDGNYTLASAKGEDTLIFSYLGYKTETIKINDRSVINVVLTAEASQLDEIVVTGYSKEKKVDVTGAISVVEMAPIQGVGLSTGSAVQSLQGQVAGLFIEKNGDPTGTSNNILIRGATTLGNNNPLFVIDGVPTLRQEVFASLNPSTIESVQVLKDASASSLYGARAGNGVVVVSTKNRSKAGGAEKFKISLNSNVSVLSEKKQRYKMLNALQRGQALWQASVNDGADPNGGYGEIYNFDWNGDFNNPVLNSVTVQPFVGGDTSVPVGDTDWQDETYQTGYLYNNEISISGGTDNSFHLINLGHLSNSGILKNTGYERITAKLNSNFNLFDNRLRVGVNSQMSTSDETLASRDVGSAFTTSLAISLAPTIPVYDANGEFAGPLGSGYSDRNNPVLMQQLNSWDNTSRTTFFGNVYGEFDIAKNLTYRTSLGIDYNVVDRRDIERKVNNGFITRATNRLIQGNQKFTSLVFTNTLNYNVELAEKHKIGVLLGAESIKDDQDSFIAQADGFAVETESFFQLDAATGAKTNLGSSTGSRLLSQFAKVNYGYEDKYLASVTVRRDGSSRFGADNRYGIFPAATVGWRISNEDFWKENDIVNSLKFRAGYGEVGNQSIGDLARFGLFQSNYGQNQLQATGDTFFFNTFYNVGTAYDLNGNNTGNLPSGFVSIQASNPALKWETTKEFNFGVDFSLLNNKVTGTFDYFTRETSDILTTPPIASVVGEGQQRVLNGATTETNGWELALAYANTFENGLKLTVSTNFGAFRDIITALPDEVVSSYPGTVDNSIIGHSQFSIFGYKTDGLFQSQADVDASPIQVGARPGGLKFQDLDGNGSIDANDRDFIGTTLPDLEYGIRVNLEYKNFDFSVFGSGVAGRIGLDPYIYWNNFVQGRENAGVGVLNAWTPTNTGSNIPAASLVNNDTRISDYLYRKNSYFKIRNLSFGYSLPEEIVNKLAGMSSLRFYFQGENLFWFTPKDYIGSDPERTNVDNIPVPTTLSLGLNINF; this is encoded by the coding sequence ATGAGACGTAAATTACTCTTTTTACTAACAATATTTGCTCTTTTCAGCATATCCGCCCAAACTCAGGTTAAAGGTGTTGTTACTGATAAAGATGGAGATATGCCATTACCTGGTGTTTCAGTAATTATATCTGGTACTTCAGTTGGAACAACAACAGATTTTGATGGAAATTATACTTTAGCCAGTGCAAAAGGTGAAGACACCTTGATATTTAGCTACTTGGGTTACAAAACCGAAACCATAAAAATTAATGATAGAAGTGTTATAAATGTTGTTTTAACAGCAGAAGCAAGTCAACTAGACGAAATAGTAGTAACTGGTTACTCAAAAGAAAAAAAGGTAGATGTAACTGGTGCAATTTCTGTTGTAGAAATGGCTCCTATTCAAGGAGTTGGTTTAAGTACAGGTAGTGCCGTACAAAGCTTACAAGGTCAAGTTGCAGGTTTATTTATTGAGAAAAACGGAGACCCTACAGGTACAAGTAACAATATACTAATTAGAGGTGCAACTACACTTGGTAACAACAACCCATTATTTGTTATTGATGGTGTGCCTACACTAAGACAAGAAGTATTTGCTAGTTTAAACCCAAGTACAATAGAATCTGTTCAAGTACTTAAAGATGCATCTGCGTCTTCACTTTATGGAGCTCGTGCAGGAAATGGTGTGGTAGTTGTATCAACAAAAAACAGATCAAAAGCCGGTGGTGCAGAAAAATTTAAAATCAGTTTAAATTCAAACGTTTCAGTTTTATCAGAAAAAAAACAACGTTATAAAATGCTAAATGCATTACAAAGAGGGCAAGCATTATGGCAAGCATCTGTAAATGATGGTGCAGACCCAAATGGAGGTTATGGTGAAATATATAACTTTGATTGGAATGGTGATTTTAATAACCCTGTTTTAAATAGTGTAACTGTACAACCCTTTGTTGGAGGTGACACAAGTGTACCAGTTGGAGATACTGATTGGCAAGATGAAACTTACCAAACAGGATATTTATACAATAATGAAATTTCAATTTCTGGTGGTACAGATAATTCATTTCACTTAATAAACTTAGGTCATTTAAGTAATTCAGGTATATTAAAAAATACAGGTTACGAAAGAATTACAGCTAAACTAAACTCTAATTTTAATTTATTTGATAATAGACTAAGAGTTGGTGTAAATTCACAAATGTCTACTTCAGATGAAACTTTAGCTTCTAGAGATGTTGGTAGTGCATTTACAACCAGTTTAGCTATATCATTAGCTCCTACAATTCCTGTATATGATGCGAACGGAGAATTTGCTGGTCCTTTGGGTTCTGGTTATTCAGACAGAAACAATCCTGTATTAATGCAACAACTTAATAGTTGGGACAACACTAGTAGAACCACTTTTTTTGGAAATGTTTATGGAGAATTTGATATCGCAAAAAACCTAACCTATAGAACTAGTTTAGGTATAGACTATAATGTAGTTGATAGAAGAGATATTGAAAGAAAAGTTAATAATGGTTTTATAACAAGAGCTACAAATAGATTAATACAAGGTAATCAAAAGTTTACTAGTTTAGTATTTACAAACACCTTAAACTATAATGTAGAATTAGCGGAAAAACATAAAATAGGAGTGCTTTTAGGAGCAGAATCTATTAAAGACGATCAAGATAGCTTTATTGCGCAAGCAGATGGATTTGCAGTAGAAACAGAATCTTTCTTTCAGTTAGATGCAGCTACAGGTGCAAAAACAAACTTAGGATCTTCAACTGGTAGTAGATTGTTATCTCAATTTGCTAAGGTAAATTATGGTTACGAAGATAAGTATTTAGCTTCTGTAACTGTACGTAGAGATGGTTCATCTAGATTTGGAGCAGATAATAGATATGGTATTTTTCCTGCAGCAACAGTAGGTTGGAGAATTAGTAATGAAGATTTTTGGAAAGAAAATGATATAGTAAATTCTTTAAAATTTAGAGCAGGTTATGGTGAAGTTGGTAACCAATCTATTGGAGATTTAGCACGTTTTGGTTTATTCCAATCTAATTACGGGCAAAATCAATTACAAGCTACTGGAGACACTTTTTTCTTTAATACGTTTTATAATGTTGGTACCGCTTATGATCTAAACGGAAATAACACAGGAAATTTACCATCTGGTTTTGTATCAATTCAAGCATCAAACCCAGCTTTAAAATGGGAAACTACAAAAGAATTTAATTTTGGTGTAGACTTTTCTTTATTAAACAATAAAGTAACTGGTACTTTCGATTATTTTACTAGAGAAACTAGTGATATTTTAACAACACCGCCTATTGCATCTGTGGTAGGAGAAGGACAACAAAGAGTATTAAATGGTGCAACAACAGAAACAAACGGTTGGGAATTAGCTTTGGCGTACGCTAATACTTTTGAAAACGGATTAAAATTAACAGTTTCTACTAATTTCGGAGCTTTTAGAGATATAATTACAGCTTTACCAGATGAGGTTGTATCTTCTTATCCTGGTACTGTAGATAATTCTATTATTGGACATTCTCAATTTTCAATTTTTGGATATAAAACAGATGGCTTATTTCAAAGTCAAGCAGATGTAGATGCAAGCCCAATTCAAGTTGGAGCTAGACCTGGAGGATTAAAATTTCAAGATTTAGATGGTAATGGTAGTATAGATGCAAATGATAGAGATTTTATTGGTACAACTTTACCAGATTTAGAATATGGAATTAGAGTAAACTTAGAATATAAAAACTTCGACTTTTCTGTATTCGGCTCAGGTGTTGCAGGAAGAATAGGTTTAGACCCATATATATACTGGAATAATTTTGTGCAAGGTAGAGAAAATGCAGGAGTGGGTGTGTTAAATGCTTGGACACCAACCAACACAGGTTCAAATATTCCAGCAGCATCACTTGTAAATAACGATACAAGAATTTCTGATTATTTATATAGAAAGAATTCTTATTTCAAAATAAGAAACTTGTCATTTGGGTATTCATTACCAGAAGAAATTGTTAATAAATTAGCAGGTATGTCGAGTTTAAGATTTTATTTTCAAGGAGAAAATTTATTTTGGTTTACACCTAAAGACTATATAGGATCAGATCCTGAAAGAACAAATGTAGATAACATTCCTGTTCCAACAACATTATCACTTGGTCTTAACATTAACTTTTAA
- a CDS encoding carbohydrate kinase family protein: protein MSKVVCFGEVLWDVFPTHKKIGGAPLNVANRLSSFGHNVTMISALGEDNYGQKIIEYLKENKVKTNHIQINKEFQTGKVNVLIDKKGSASYTINYPSAWDKIYFTEKAKSEVVNADAFVFGSLIARDETSRNTLYELIEAAKYKIFDLNLRQPHYTTDVLQYLMEKADFIKFNDDELYEVCKKIGSKYNSLEQNINFIADKTNTKHICVTKGHHGAVLLYNDVLYYNSGYQINVKDTVGAGDSFLASLTSELLNKSTPQKAINFACAIGALVAQNEGANPKILQSEIETFINP from the coding sequence ATGTCAAAAGTAGTTTGTTTTGGAGAAGTTTTATGGGATGTATTTCCCACTCATAAAAAAATAGGAGGAGCTCCTCTTAATGTTGCAAACAGATTAAGTTCATTTGGTCATAACGTAACAATGATAAGTGCTTTAGGTGAAGATAATTATGGACAAAAAATAATTGAGTACCTTAAAGAAAATAAAGTTAAGACCAACCATATTCAAATAAACAAAGAGTTTCAAACAGGTAAAGTAAATGTACTAATAGATAAAAAAGGCTCAGCTTCTTATACTATAAATTACCCAAGTGCTTGGGATAAAATTTATTTTACTGAAAAAGCAAAAAGCGAAGTTGTAAACGCTGATGCTTTTGTTTTCGGTAGTTTAATTGCAAGAGACGAAACATCAAGAAATACATTGTATGAATTAATTGAAGCAGCAAAATATAAAATTTTCGATTTAAATTTAAGACAACCTCATTACACAACAGATGTATTACAATATTTAATGGAAAAAGCAGATTTTATTAAATTTAATGATGATGAATTGTATGAAGTTTGTAAAAAAATAGGTTCAAAATACAATTCACTTGAACAGAATATAAATTTTATTGCAGATAAAACGAATACAAAACATATATGCGTAACTAAAGGACATCATGGTGCTGTTTTATTATATAACGATGTATTATACTACAATAGCGGTTATCAAATAAATGTTAAAGACACTGTCGGCGCAGGAGATTCTTTTTTAGCCTCACTAACTAGTGAATTATTAAATAAATCAACCCCACAAAAAGCAATAAATTTTGCTTGTGCTATTGGAGCTTTAGTTGCTCAAAATGAAGGAGCTAATCCTAAAATATTACAATCAGAAATTGAAACTTTTATTAATCCATAG
- a CDS encoding glycosidase: MKKESKIISNGVMLNAYPDSIGSNLSDTIAMLKMPEFKDVFSLFYVLPTFFNSDLDRGFSIIDYNLNKELVSKEDLKALEELNIMLKFDIVLNHLSVASPQFKDLLKNGEKSKYKDFFINWNTFWEGNGIKNENDIVIPHKEFLDKLFMRKSGLPILKVPFPDGSEKPYWNTFYQNIHYNKITSKDVSEIIPHISQNAELICKKINSAITNNLDLNSLDFEDCNEYKEEILSIVNRKATYLGQMDVNAKSELVWEFYEETLAKVKSFGCKILRLDAFAYLHKEIGQTNFFNKPGTWNYLDRINEIAKKNDLILLPEIHAEYGLNLHNEVAEENYQIYDFFLPGLMIHTLETGNNNALLRWIYEIIEKGYKTVNMLGCHDGIPVLDLKGKEVNGTYNKGLLENEEIETIMNTIMDRGGRVKNLYDPSGKKISYYQINATFFSALGENEQKLLLARAIQMFMPGIPQVWYLDIFAGKNNYAAADKGGSGGHKEINRTTLTNTDIKNGLKSDIVINQLKIMRLRNTLKAFSGDINILNKSSDILSIEWQKKDSWVYLEANLKNYNFSISYLDKGVKHKLVF; encoded by the coding sequence ATGAAAAAAGAAAGTAAAATAATTTCTAATGGAGTAATGCTAAATGCATACCCAGATAGTATTGGCAGTAATTTAAGTGATACAATTGCAATGCTTAAAATGCCAGAATTTAAAGATGTATTTTCTTTATTTTATGTGTTGCCCACTTTTTTTAATAGCGATTTAGATAGAGGATTTTCTATTATAGATTACAATTTAAATAAAGAACTAGTTTCTAAAGAAGATTTAAAAGCATTAGAAGAATTGAACATTATGTTGAAATTTGATATTGTTTTAAATCATTTATCAGTAGCTTCTCCTCAATTTAAAGATTTATTAAAAAACGGAGAAAAGTCTAAATACAAAGATTTTTTCATCAACTGGAATACTTTTTGGGAAGGCAATGGAATTAAAAACGAAAATGACATTGTAATTCCTCATAAAGAATTTCTAGATAAATTATTTATGAGGAAATCTGGACTTCCGATTTTAAAAGTTCCTTTTCCTGACGGATCTGAAAAACCGTATTGGAATACTTTTTATCAAAATATACATTATAACAAAATTACTAGTAAAGATGTTAGTGAAATAATCCCTCATATTTCACAAAATGCTGAATTGATTTGTAAAAAAATCAATTCAGCTATTACTAATAATTTAGACTTAAATTCGTTAGATTTCGAAGATTGTAACGAATATAAAGAAGAAATTTTATCAATTGTAAATAGAAAAGCAACCTATTTAGGTCAAATGGATGTAAATGCAAAATCTGAATTGGTTTGGGAATTTTACGAAGAAACACTTGCCAAAGTAAAAAGTTTTGGATGTAAAATATTACGTTTAGATGCTTTTGCATACTTGCATAAAGAAATTGGGCAAACCAACTTTTTTAACAAACCTGGCACTTGGAATTATTTAGATCGAATTAATGAAATTGCAAAGAAAAACGATTTAATTCTACTACCAGAAATCCATGCAGAATATGGGTTAAACTTGCATAATGAAGTTGCAGAAGAAAATTATCAAATCTATGATTTTTTTCTACCTGGTTTAATGATTCATACTTTAGAAACGGGTAATAATAACGCACTTTTACGTTGGATTTATGAAATCATAGAAAAAGGTTATAAAACCGTAAATATGTTAGGTTGCCACGATGGAATTCCTGTTTTAGATTTAAAAGGAAAAGAAGTAAATGGCACTTACAATAAAGGTCTTTTAGAAAATGAAGAAATAGAAACCATAATGAATACCATTATGGATCGTGGAGGAAGAGTTAAAAACCTTTATGATCCATCAGGCAAAAAGATTTCTTACTATCAAATTAACGCAACTTTTTTTAGCGCTTTAGGCGAAAATGAACAAAAATTATTATTGGCAAGAGCCATACAAATGTTTATGCCTGGTATTCCACAGGTTTGGTATTTAGACATTTTTGCTGGTAAAAATAACTATGCAGCTGCCGACAAAGGAGGTTCAGGAGGTCATAAAGAAATAAATAGAACTACGCTTACAAATACTGATATAAAAAACGGGTTAAAATCTGATATTGTAATAAATCAACTTAAAATAATGCGATTAAGAAATACATTAAAAGCATTTTCTGGAGATATTAATATTTTAAATAAATCTTCTGATATTTTAAGTATAGAATGGCAAAAGAAAGATTCTTGGGTATATTTAGAAGCAAACTTAAAAAATTATAATTTTAGTATTTCTTATTTAGATAAAGGTGTAAAACATAAATTAGTTTTTTAA